The Zestosphaera sp. genome includes a window with the following:
- a CDS encoding winged helix-turn-helix transcriptional regulator yields the protein MSENIYRKIIEYLKSNPGAMPREIADALGVSIGMVRIALLRLRELGYVVRSGKGGYVVKSGAGDLGARKSVEDFYEETQKQAKREASTRAEKDSSTLREHLDIEISELRSEVNELKKIVESLSDRVNKIETEFTLLMKSLKTEKKVREEVSEASVDAIVRVDILRNRGVSVDSLVRSGNYVVVGNYVVLHSFMEEFKKRFPISLREVKNLKDEERELLNAMVSEGLAYLHAGKEYRLA from the coding sequence ATGAGTGAAAATATCTACAGGAAGATAATTGAGTATCTTAAGTCAAACCCAGGAGCTATGCCTAGAGAGATAGCTGATGCTCTAGGAGTCTCTATAGGTATGGTCAGGATAGCTCTTCTTAGATTAAGAGAATTAGGATACGTAGTTAGGTCAGGTAAGGGTGGCTACGTGGTCAAGTCAGGTGCTGGAGACTTAGGAGCACGCAAGTCTGTTGAAGACTTTTATGAAGAGACGCAGAAACAGGCCAAGAGGGAGGCCAGCACGCGAGCAGAGAAAGACTCAAGCACTTTGAGAGAACATCTCGATATAGAGATCAGTGAGTTAAGGAGTGAGGTCAATGAGCTGAAAAAGATTGTTGAGTCTTTGAGTGATAGAGTCAACAAGATCGAGACGGAATTCACGTTACTCATGAAGTCTCTCAAGACCGAGAAGAAAGTCAGGGAAGAGGTTAGTGAGGCAAGTGTAGACGCGATAGTGAGAGTCGATATACTCAGGAATCGCGGAGTCTCAGTAGATTCTCTCGTTAGGTCAGGCAACTACGTGGTCGTGGGCAACTATGTGGTCTTGCACTCATTCATGGAGGAATTCAAGAAGAGATTTCCTATTTCCTTAAGGGAAGTTAAGAACTTAAAAGATGAAGAGAGAGAATTACTGAATGCTATGGTGTCTGAGGGTCTAGCGTACCTGCATGCGGGGAAAGAATACAGACTAGCTTGA
- a CDS encoding creatininase family protein translates to MCELWLKTWTEVSEVCKSSKSVFLIPVGSTEQHGPHLPLGLDYMIAEHVALEACKSLERDGTRTLVFPPVTYGLSSMWSAYSGTVSVSSESLYKYLKDVITSASRNCPKTLVVVVNGHAGNNDLLRVLCRDVAEETGLVVSLVSVWDLCGDVIKEVFATPFTHADEVETSLAMALNLLVGEPPKDSPGFFRRYDDFWHSLDLTKRPKAYVFRGESRETHGRGSFGRPELASREKGEALLNCMISRLVSLAKEILENRI, encoded by the coding sequence TTGTGTGAGTTATGGCTAAAAACATGGACTGAAGTGAGTGAGGTCTGCAAGAGCAGTAAGAGTGTCTTTTTAATACCTGTCGGCAGCACAGAACAGCACGGGCCACACCTACCTCTAGGACTAGACTACATGATAGCAGAGCATGTAGCTCTAGAAGCTTGCAAGAGTCTAGAAAGAGACGGCACGAGAACACTCGTTTTCCCGCCCGTAACTTACGGCTTAAGCTCTATGTGGTCTGCTTACTCAGGCACCGTAAGCGTCAGTAGCGAGTCTCTCTACAAGTACTTAAAAGACGTCATAACTTCGGCGTCAAGGAACTGTCCTAAGACTCTCGTAGTAGTGGTTAATGGGCACGCGGGGAACAACGACTTACTGAGAGTCTTGTGCAGAGACGTGGCTGAAGAGACAGGCCTGGTAGTAAGTCTCGTCAGCGTATGGGATTTATGCGGTGATGTTATTAAGGAAGTCTTCGCCACACCCTTCACACACGCTGACGAGGTAGAAACTAGCTTAGCTATGGCGCTAAACCTGCTAGTAGGGGAACCCCCAAAAGACTCTCCAGGATTCTTCAGGAGGTATGATGATTTCTGGCACTCCCTAGACTTAACTAAGAGGCCTAAAGCATACGTTTTTAGGGGAGAGTCTAGAGAAACGCACGGTAGGGGTTCTTTCGGGAGACCTGAGTTAGCTTCTAGAGAGAAGGGTGAGGCGCTTCTCAACTGCATGATCAGCAGGTTAGTCAGCCTAGCTAAAGAGATACTTGAGAACAGAATTTAA
- the glyA gene encoding serine hydroxymethyltransferase, with protein sequence MGLPEELIRVVELTRAHNRWRRLETINLIPSENVMSPLAEAAYMTDMMHRYAEGKPKKRYYQGLTYVDEVELLVMDLMSRLFKVKYVEPRPISGTIANATVFRVLGKPGDKALIAPVQAGAHVSHTRFGTLGALGIEHVEMPFDQEKWNVDVDKAVKMIESVKPAFVTLGGSVYMFPHPTREIAQAAHSVGVKLVHDVAHVLGLIAGGVWSNPIHEGADIITSSTHKTFPGPQGGVIMTDDEELYKEISKVVFPWFLSNHHLHRLPATAVTAVEMMVFGEEYAKQIVKNAVAFAEACVEEGFKVPTEHLGFTKSHMFVIDVRSLGGGAKSATLLEQANIIVNKNLLPWDPPEAVKDPSGIRLGTPEMTRLGMKEGDFKEVAKFMREVLIDGRPPEEVRKKVIEFRKNFVEVKYGFSVPRELEEKLSKIPILL encoded by the coding sequence TTGGGTCTGCCTGAAGAATTAATTCGTGTTGTTGAGTTGACTAGAGCTCATAATAGGTGGAGGAGACTTGAGACGATAAACTTAATACCTTCCGAGAATGTGATGTCTCCTCTAGCTGAGGCAGCCTACATGACTGACATGATGCACAGGTATGCTGAGGGAAAGCCTAAGAAGAGGTATTATCAGGGCTTAACTTACGTTGATGAAGTTGAGTTGCTTGTTATGGACCTTATGTCAAGACTGTTTAAGGTTAAGTATGTTGAGCCAAGACCTATCAGCGGCACCATAGCTAACGCTACAGTCTTCAGAGTTTTAGGGAAGCCAGGCGATAAAGCACTCATAGCTCCTGTCCAGGCAGGCGCTCACGTGTCACACACTAGGTTCGGTACTCTAGGTGCTTTAGGCATAGAACATGTTGAGATGCCTTTCGACCAAGAGAAGTGGAATGTAGACGTAGACAAGGCCGTCAAGATGATCGAGTCTGTGAAGCCCGCTTTCGTCACTTTAGGAGGTTCTGTCTATATGTTTCCTCACCCCACAAGAGAGATAGCTCAAGCAGCACACTCAGTCGGTGTTAAGCTAGTTCACGACGTAGCACACGTACTTGGCTTGATAGCAGGCGGCGTATGGAGTAACCCAATACATGAGGGGGCAGACATAATAACGTCCTCGACGCACAAGACTTTCCCGGGACCTCAAGGAGGAGTCATAATGACTGACGACGAGGAGCTCTATAAAGAGATATCTAAGGTAGTATTCCCGTGGTTCCTCAGCAACCACCATCTACACAGACTACCAGCAACTGCCGTAACAGCAGTTGAGATGATGGTTTTCGGCGAGGAATATGCGAAGCAGATAGTCAAGAATGCCGTAGCATTCGCTGAAGCGTGTGTGGAGGAAGGATTTAAGGTGCCTACAGAACACCTAGGCTTCACAAAATCACACATGTTCGTGATAGACGTTAGGAGTCTTGGGGGAGGCGCTAAATCCGCCACGCTACTCGAGCAAGCCAACATAATAGTTAATAAGAACCTGCTGCCGTGGGACCCGCCTGAGGCAGTGAAAGACCCCTCAGGAATAAGGCTAGGGACTCCTGAGATGACTAGATTAGGCATGAAAGAAGGAGACTTTAAAGAAGTAGCTAAATTCATGCGTGAAGTCTTAATAGATGGCAGACCTCCCGAAGAAGTGAGGAAGAAAGTAATTGAGTTCAGGAAAAACTTCGTTGAAGTTAAGTATGGGTTCAGCGTGCCTAGAGAACTAGAAGAGAAGCTCTCTAAAATACCTATATTGCTCTAA